The Elgaria multicarinata webbii isolate HBS135686 ecotype San Diego chromosome 1, rElgMul1.1.pri, whole genome shotgun sequence genome has a window encoding:
- the RBCK1 gene encoding ranBP-type and C3HC4-type zinc finger-containing protein 1 isoform X3 translates to MEDTVRKAEQQALRLAEAIEGGDKEEAQQCASWLAERRVPVAVQVKQEAQPLQEIRLQVGVEDAQMSTIPIYLKVQPCMTLASLKDMVFLHYGFPPSIQKWVVGQRLPRDQETLHYHGIQRDGDTVYLYLLSARAAKLSKDTFERDHERRQLEELGIKEGVLLPRGMTGPAAPPAMEPSGISDPGEEKSDCGPPLSAGPPKVGWECPRCTYLNKPTWPGCEMCCGERPKGYILPEGYQLDGEEQDRLQKEAEATRQYEQAKEQQKQRNYQQLLQLDGQSLVPSDEAVDCPICFVTLEPGEGVTLRECLHSFCKDCLRGTILNSPEPEVPCPYIDESYSCPGQLLDREIKALLSDGEYQHFLDLGISIAENRSRSSYHCKTTDCRGWCFYEDDVNEFLCPVCGKNNCLLCQAIHENMDCREYQDDLQLRAKNDQAAQQTTAMLLGMVQKGEAMYCPTCNIIVQKKDGCDWIRCTVCHTEICWVTKGPRWGPAGSGDTSGGCHCKLNGNPCHPNCQNCH, encoded by the exons ATGGAggacacagtcagaaaag CTGAGCAGCAGGCCTTGAGGCTGGCAGAAGCCATCGAAGGAGGGGACAAAGAGGAGGCCCAGCAGTGTGCTTCCTGGCTGGCGGAGCGACGTGTCCCTGTTGCCGTGCAGGTGAAACAAGAAGCCCAGCCCCTGCAAGAGATCAG GTTGCAGGTGGGTGTGGAAGATGCCCAGATGAGCACCATCCCCATTTACCTGAAGGTCCAACCTTGCATGACTTTGGCATCTCTCAAAGATATG GTGTTCCTCCACTACGGTTTCCCTCCCAGCATACAGAAGTGGGTGGTAGGACAGAGGTTGCCTCGGGATCAGGAGACGCTTCACTACCACGGCATCCAGAGAGATGGCGACACCGTGTATCTCTACCTCCTCTCTGCTAGGGCAGCCAAGCTGAGCAAAGACACCTTCGAGCGCGACCACGAACGCAGGCAGTTGGAAG AGTTAGGCATTAAAGAAGGTGTCCTGCTTCCACGGGGAATGACTGGACCGGCAGCCCCGCCCGCGATGGAGCCCTCGGGTATCTCGGATCCCGGCGAGGAGAAAAGCGACTGTGGTCCACCTCTCTCTGCTGGGCCTCCAAAG GTCGGCTGGGAGTGCCCGAGGTGCACCTACCTAAACAAGCCCACCTGGCCCGGCTGTGAGATGTGCTGTGGAGAACGGCCCAAGGGCTACATCTTGCCAGAAGGCTACCAGCTGGACGGAGAGGAGCAGGACCGGCTGCAGAAGGAGGCAGAAGCCACGCGCCAGTATGAGCAG GCGAAGGAACAGCAGAAACAGAGGAACTACCAGCAGCTCCTGCAGCTGGACGGGCAAAGCCTGGTGCCATCCGATGAGGCCGTGGACTGCCCCATCTGCTTCGTCACCCTGGAGCCCGGGGAGGGCGTGACCTTGCGGGAATGCCTGCATTCCTTCTGCAA ggacTGTTTGCGAGGGACCATTCTCAACAGCCCGGAGCCTGAAGTGCCTTGCCCCTACATCGACGAGAGCTACTCCTGCCCCGGGCAGTTGCTGGACCGCGAGATCAAAGCG CTCCTGAGTGATGGCGAATACCAGCACTTCTTGGACCTGGGCATCTCAATCGCCGAGAACCGCAGCCGTTCCAGCTACCACTGCAAAACCACGGACTGCCGGGGCTGGTGCTTCTACGAGGATGACGTGAACGAGTTCCTTTGCCCAGTCTGTGGGAAAAACAACTGTCTGCTTTGCCAG GCTATTCACGAAAACATGGATTGCAGAGAATACCAGGATGATCTCCAACTCCGAGCTAAAAATGACCAGGCGGCACAGCAGACCACGGCCATGTTGCTG GGAATGGTGCAGAAAGGGGAGGCCATGTACTGCCCGACATGCAACATCATTGTCCAGAAGAAAGACGGCTGCGACTGGATCCGGTGTACCGTCTGCCACACGGAGATCTGCTGGGTGACCAAAGGCCCACGCTGGGGGCCAGCG GGCTCCGGTGATACCAGCGGGGGCTGCCACTGCAAGCTGAACGGAAATCCCTGCCACCCCAACTGTCAGAACTGCCACTGA
- the RBCK1 gene encoding ranBP-type and C3HC4-type zinc finger-containing protein 1 isoform X1, with amino-acid sequence MFRKSERGAAPPPPQHPWLRFGWAGAGRHLARPGPAESSGQASSQPTMHPLDSVVLEGEAFMEDTVRKAEQQALRLAEAIEGGDKEEAQQCASWLAERRVPVAVQVKQEAQPLQEIRLQVGVEDAQMSTIPIYLKVQPCMTLASLKDMVFLHYGFPPSIQKWVVGQRLPRDQETLHYHGIQRDGDTVYLYLLSARAAKLSKDTFERDHERRQLEELGIKEGVLLPRGMTGPAAPPAMEPSGISDPGEEKSDCGPPLSAGPPKVGWECPRCTYLNKPTWPGCEMCCGERPKGYILPEGYQLDGEEQDRLQKEAEATRQYEQAKEQQKQRNYQQLLQLDGQSLVPSDEAVDCPICFVTLEPGEGVTLRECLHSFCKDCLRGTILNSPEPEVPCPYIDESYSCPGQLLDREIKALLSDGEYQHFLDLGISIAENRSRSSYHCKTTDCRGWCFYEDDVNEFLCPVCGKNNCLLCQAIHENMDCREYQDDLQLRAKNDQAAQQTTAMLLGMVQKGEAMYCPTCNIIVQKKDGCDWIRCTVCHTEICWVTKGPRWGPAGSGDTSGGCHCKLNGNPCHPNCQNCH; translated from the exons atgttccggaagtccgaacgtggagccgccccacccccaccccagcatccctggcttcgctttggctgggcgggcgcggggcgccatctcgcccgcccaggcccagctgaatcctcgggccaggccagctcacagccaacaatgcat ccTCTGGATTCGGTGGTGCTGGAGGGGGAAGCGTTTATGGAggacacagtcagaaaag CTGAGCAGCAGGCCTTGAGGCTGGCAGAAGCCATCGAAGGAGGGGACAAAGAGGAGGCCCAGCAGTGTGCTTCCTGGCTGGCGGAGCGACGTGTCCCTGTTGCCGTGCAGGTGAAACAAGAAGCCCAGCCCCTGCAAGAGATCAG GTTGCAGGTGGGTGTGGAAGATGCCCAGATGAGCACCATCCCCATTTACCTGAAGGTCCAACCTTGCATGACTTTGGCATCTCTCAAAGATATG GTGTTCCTCCACTACGGTTTCCCTCCCAGCATACAGAAGTGGGTGGTAGGACAGAGGTTGCCTCGGGATCAGGAGACGCTTCACTACCACGGCATCCAGAGAGATGGCGACACCGTGTATCTCTACCTCCTCTCTGCTAGGGCAGCCAAGCTGAGCAAAGACACCTTCGAGCGCGACCACGAACGCAGGCAGTTGGAAG AGTTAGGCATTAAAGAAGGTGTCCTGCTTCCACGGGGAATGACTGGACCGGCAGCCCCGCCCGCGATGGAGCCCTCGGGTATCTCGGATCCCGGCGAGGAGAAAAGCGACTGTGGTCCACCTCTCTCTGCTGGGCCTCCAAAG GTCGGCTGGGAGTGCCCGAGGTGCACCTACCTAAACAAGCCCACCTGGCCCGGCTGTGAGATGTGCTGTGGAGAACGGCCCAAGGGCTACATCTTGCCAGAAGGCTACCAGCTGGACGGAGAGGAGCAGGACCGGCTGCAGAAGGAGGCAGAAGCCACGCGCCAGTATGAGCAG GCGAAGGAACAGCAGAAACAGAGGAACTACCAGCAGCTCCTGCAGCTGGACGGGCAAAGCCTGGTGCCATCCGATGAGGCCGTGGACTGCCCCATCTGCTTCGTCACCCTGGAGCCCGGGGAGGGCGTGACCTTGCGGGAATGCCTGCATTCCTTCTGCAA ggacTGTTTGCGAGGGACCATTCTCAACAGCCCGGAGCCTGAAGTGCCTTGCCCCTACATCGACGAGAGCTACTCCTGCCCCGGGCAGTTGCTGGACCGCGAGATCAAAGCG CTCCTGAGTGATGGCGAATACCAGCACTTCTTGGACCTGGGCATCTCAATCGCCGAGAACCGCAGCCGTTCCAGCTACCACTGCAAAACCACGGACTGCCGGGGCTGGTGCTTCTACGAGGATGACGTGAACGAGTTCCTTTGCCCAGTCTGTGGGAAAAACAACTGTCTGCTTTGCCAG GCTATTCACGAAAACATGGATTGCAGAGAATACCAGGATGATCTCCAACTCCGAGCTAAAAATGACCAGGCGGCACAGCAGACCACGGCCATGTTGCTG GGAATGGTGCAGAAAGGGGAGGCCATGTACTGCCCGACATGCAACATCATTGTCCAGAAGAAAGACGGCTGCGACTGGATCCGGTGTACCGTCTGCCACACGGAGATCTGCTGGGTGACCAAAGGCCCACGCTGGGGGCCAGCG GGCTCCGGTGATACCAGCGGGGGCTGCCACTGCAAGCTGAACGGAAATCCCTGCCACCCCAACTGTCAGAACTGCCACTGA
- the RBCK1 gene encoding ranBP-type and C3HC4-type zinc finger-containing protein 1 isoform X2: MHEEFADFTWGFPAKVQACKSSDISQRSDSGVTPLDSVVLEGEAFMEDTVRKAEQQALRLAEAIEGGDKEEAQQCASWLAERRVPVAVQVKQEAQPLQEIRLQVGVEDAQMSTIPIYLKVQPCMTLASLKDMVFLHYGFPPSIQKWVVGQRLPRDQETLHYHGIQRDGDTVYLYLLSARAAKLSKDTFERDHERRQLEELGIKEGVLLPRGMTGPAAPPAMEPSGISDPGEEKSDCGPPLSAGPPKVGWECPRCTYLNKPTWPGCEMCCGERPKGYILPEGYQLDGEEQDRLQKEAEATRQYEQAKEQQKQRNYQQLLQLDGQSLVPSDEAVDCPICFVTLEPGEGVTLRECLHSFCKDCLRGTILNSPEPEVPCPYIDESYSCPGQLLDREIKALLSDGEYQHFLDLGISIAENRSRSSYHCKTTDCRGWCFYEDDVNEFLCPVCGKNNCLLCQAIHENMDCREYQDDLQLRAKNDQAAQQTTAMLLGMVQKGEAMYCPTCNIIVQKKDGCDWIRCTVCHTEICWVTKGPRWGPAGSGDTSGGCHCKLNGNPCHPNCQNCH; the protein is encoded by the exons ATGCACGAGGAATTTGCTGACTTCACGTGGGGTTTTCCTGCCAAAGTTCAAGCTTGTAAAAGCTCCGATATTTCTCAGCGGAGTGATTCAGGCGTGACA ccTCTGGATTCGGTGGTGCTGGAGGGGGAAGCGTTTATGGAggacacagtcagaaaag CTGAGCAGCAGGCCTTGAGGCTGGCAGAAGCCATCGAAGGAGGGGACAAAGAGGAGGCCCAGCAGTGTGCTTCCTGGCTGGCGGAGCGACGTGTCCCTGTTGCCGTGCAGGTGAAACAAGAAGCCCAGCCCCTGCAAGAGATCAG GTTGCAGGTGGGTGTGGAAGATGCCCAGATGAGCACCATCCCCATTTACCTGAAGGTCCAACCTTGCATGACTTTGGCATCTCTCAAAGATATG GTGTTCCTCCACTACGGTTTCCCTCCCAGCATACAGAAGTGGGTGGTAGGACAGAGGTTGCCTCGGGATCAGGAGACGCTTCACTACCACGGCATCCAGAGAGATGGCGACACCGTGTATCTCTACCTCCTCTCTGCTAGGGCAGCCAAGCTGAGCAAAGACACCTTCGAGCGCGACCACGAACGCAGGCAGTTGGAAG AGTTAGGCATTAAAGAAGGTGTCCTGCTTCCACGGGGAATGACTGGACCGGCAGCCCCGCCCGCGATGGAGCCCTCGGGTATCTCGGATCCCGGCGAGGAGAAAAGCGACTGTGGTCCACCTCTCTCTGCTGGGCCTCCAAAG GTCGGCTGGGAGTGCCCGAGGTGCACCTACCTAAACAAGCCCACCTGGCCCGGCTGTGAGATGTGCTGTGGAGAACGGCCCAAGGGCTACATCTTGCCAGAAGGCTACCAGCTGGACGGAGAGGAGCAGGACCGGCTGCAGAAGGAGGCAGAAGCCACGCGCCAGTATGAGCAG GCGAAGGAACAGCAGAAACAGAGGAACTACCAGCAGCTCCTGCAGCTGGACGGGCAAAGCCTGGTGCCATCCGATGAGGCCGTGGACTGCCCCATCTGCTTCGTCACCCTGGAGCCCGGGGAGGGCGTGACCTTGCGGGAATGCCTGCATTCCTTCTGCAA ggacTGTTTGCGAGGGACCATTCTCAACAGCCCGGAGCCTGAAGTGCCTTGCCCCTACATCGACGAGAGCTACTCCTGCCCCGGGCAGTTGCTGGACCGCGAGATCAAAGCG CTCCTGAGTGATGGCGAATACCAGCACTTCTTGGACCTGGGCATCTCAATCGCCGAGAACCGCAGCCGTTCCAGCTACCACTGCAAAACCACGGACTGCCGGGGCTGGTGCTTCTACGAGGATGACGTGAACGAGTTCCTTTGCCCAGTCTGTGGGAAAAACAACTGTCTGCTTTGCCAG GCTATTCACGAAAACATGGATTGCAGAGAATACCAGGATGATCTCCAACTCCGAGCTAAAAATGACCAGGCGGCACAGCAGACCACGGCCATGTTGCTG GGAATGGTGCAGAAAGGGGAGGCCATGTACTGCCCGACATGCAACATCATTGTCCAGAAGAAAGACGGCTGCGACTGGATCCGGTGTACCGTCTGCCACACGGAGATCTGCTGGGTGACCAAAGGCCCACGCTGGGGGCCAGCG GGCTCCGGTGATACCAGCGGGGGCTGCCACTGCAAGCTGAACGGAAATCCCTGCCACCCCAACTGTCAGAACTGCCACTGA